One Epinephelus fuscoguttatus linkage group LG16, E.fuscoguttatus.final_Chr_v1 genomic window, tttctgtatattagaCACATTAACACATCACATCACCTCACATTACCTACTAACACACTGTGCAGTCTGTTCCCATCACACCTCACGCTGTTCAGCTGCAGCTGACAtgttagtttttgttttgtttttcatttcacagtCATTAAAATCTCCGACTCAGCTGGGATGAAACAAGCAGCTTTCTTCTTTCTGCCACTGAATATCATGttatctgcactctactgatgATGTCTGTTGGTGCTCGCTGTGAACGCACCTCtctcaggctgaacatactcagagttgattgaactgatgctgatcagctgttctgtttctcagctcaggctcagtcagCCCAGAGATCGGGAtcaggctcagagtttgttgtgGGCCTTGGTGACATCAGTTTTTCATCTTAAACCAAAAACAGAGCGCTttggattgttttttgtttcttttgtttctgtaacaaaaacaaaacagctttgttttcatttttggtttaaaaggagaaaatggTTAAATTTTGGTTTGTTCTCTTTTTAAATTACAAACTAATTGCGAAGTATCCAGTGATACCAAATGATGCTCCAAAGTTCagctaaattttggcgaggaaaaaaacaacattgccCTTTTTCAAAATGCTGGATTTAAACATTTCATCATCCACTGAACCGTCTTTAAACGACAAATATTGGGTTTGACTGTGAAACTACGAGCTGACAATCATGTGCTCTTCACTCAATATTTGATTCATGTGGcctcaaaactgaacaaatacatgatgaacacatgaatgaatCAGGTGATATTAAATGAATTTAACACTGTTTCTTCAGTGTTGGTGATTTTCTtgaaacatgttgatgttttgtttttattttttgttttgctcaaaATAAAAACGTTCATTTGACTTTTCtccaaacaacacacacacacgacttcctctgcttttcaaaacaagaaaataaggTTTAACTATGGCTGCCCGCTAATATTCCACCCAACCGACCAGagaggtcattagtcggcaagatttcattggtcgcttagtcgcagaaaaaaaacaaaagtgaaactctatcaggagctgcacctcgTCAGAATAAATCCAGACCTATGTGACTggagcatgtgtgactttaatgtgAAGCTCTGGCCTTAACACACAGTAGATACACAATACACGTGGAAATATGATGAACTGGATTTTGCCGTTTGCCTAAAGACGATCCTGCTGGCATCAGATCTGTGACCGTAGATCCATAAAATCTAATCGATATCCGTCCCTAATAAACTGATCCAGTGAACACATCAGGGTCCCCTCGGTCATGGTAAACATGGACAAGTCCTGGAATTTCTTTGTGTGTGATAAAATTATTTCAGTAACCGGGTGGGTAACCATCAACATAATGTAGCCTAGCAACAGTTGTATTTTTGTGGCCGTCAACATGGCGTCACTCTAACACGCATTGACGTGTGACAGCGTTTTGTTAACTGTCTCCAACGTCTTGTCAATGTCTCCTGACGCCCCGTCTCTCTCTTCATGATTTCcagtcagacagaaatatgtctGAACAGTTTGAATCTGGTATTGTTAAGAAACGGCGGTAACGCAGGTCTGtcaagaaaacattttctttgacTGTGGGTCCTTGAGACGTCATGGGAAAGTTTTGAAATTGTATCTGTGAAGATGTGTGAACCCTGACACGTGCAGCTGAATGAATCACACCTGTTTTTATTGGAGCTTCGAttaagctaaaaaaaatcaggccTGACTCGAGTCTGAACCTCAGCAACAGTTTTGGTCCTGAGtctgttaataaaaaagatACGCATTTCTAAAACTGAACCTTAGCTGGGTGTAACAGCGGCGCCCCCTCCTGTttgaaaacagaataaaatctAGAGGTGCCGTCATGGCGTTGGGTCCACACCTGACAGCAGAGGACGAAAAGTGACTGAAACAGTGAAGCAGTGATGTCAGCTCTGGCATGTTGTTGTTTGGTTTCCTGTCTAAATCAATAAAGTTTTCTCGTGTCGTGacgtcactgtgtgtttgtgttcccGTCAGGATGCTGGGGAGTCACCTGCGGCTGCATGGGAAGCGGCGGATCCACCCCTGCAACATCTGTGGGAAGGAGTTTAACCACAGCTCCAGCCTGTCGCGTCACCGCCTCATCCACAAGAAAGGAAAAGGCCTCCCCAAGGATGTGGCGCTCAGCCCCAACATGGCCGCCCTGCGCCACTCGTTGAAGGCTGGCAGCAAGAACAAGAAGACcaagaggcagcagcagcagcagcagcagcagcagcatgtggCGGCTGCCGTCATTCAGAGCCAGGGCGGAGACAAGTTCTACGCCTGCCCGCAGTGCGACATGAGCTTCAGGACGTCCACGCAGCTGTCCAAACACCAGGTGACCCACGTCAAGGAGCTGCTGGACAACTACACGCCCGGCAAGGAGAACCTGGGGGAGAGCTCGTCAGACCTTAAGATCCGCCTCAAGCTCTGCTCCCGCGACAAGCCCAACTTCTACACCCTCTGCAAGAAGAATCGCCGTCGCCGGGGGGGGCGGGTCGCCAAACGGGGCCCCGCCACCTCTGAGGAGGACGGCGGCGGAGGAGGAGCCGGTCGCCACGGTTGCAGCCAGTGTGGTAAGCGGTTCAGCCATGCCTCCAGCCTGGCACGGCACCAGCAGACCCACAGGGCGGTAGACGGTGGTGGGCGGGGGAAACtacagcagcaccaccaccagAAGGCCGGACTCCCTGCCGCCAAGACCAAGACCTACACCTGCGCCGCCTGCAACAAGACCTTCATGCACTCGTCCAGTTTCTCCCGCCACAAGAAGGCCCacctggaggaggagcagcGGGCCCGAGCCGCCGCTGCCAAGCGCAGGAAGAGAGTCGTCTTAGACGAGACCGCTCCGCTGGAGTCCGACTCTGAGTGACGTCACCCGGCTCTGGACTGGTTCTGGACTGGTTTGGGGCCAGTTCTGGAAAAGTTCTAATTTGGAAAAGTTCTGGACCAGTTCTCCACAGgttctggaccagttgggatgGATTCTGGGCTGCTGGTTTTGGGAACTGGACCTGGTTGATTCTTCTCTGGTGTAGATAGCAGCAGGACATCCATATATGGTCGTATGATGGGGGGATCTCCACATATGGTCATTTCCATATATGGTCATAACTGACCGTTAGCTAATTGCTCTTAAAGGATGGGATTAGATTTAAAGTGTTACCCCTGCCCCATGCCCCGCCCCCTGTCACATACCCCGCCCCTACCCCATGCCCCACCCCCTGTCACAtgccccaccccctccacctgTCAGGTTGCACACGGACGCTGTTCGCTTTCATTCTGCCCTCTATACACTCCATCTCCCATCAGCCACCTGGGGAGAGAGCTGGGAGCTACAGGACCTGTCAGAGCTCAGAGCATTCTGGGAAACTGAGTCCCATGAAGAACAGACCTGTGGGTTCAGACAGCAGCCGGTCGCTTCCACCGTGCAGACGATTATTAACGGCAAACTCTCAAACTCCGCCCTTCTGCTCCTCCAATCAGATCAGAGCCACTCTGTCTTTGAATCCTATTGGTCGACAGCTGAGTATGctccaataataataataataataataataataataataatgataataataaatatgatCAGCTGATCAtctggacttagttttgtcaTCGCTAACCCTCCGTACAGGTTTGACCAAGTTCCTCTCTGACATCAGCGCTCACTtcctccatgtttttttttcatcagagtGATTTTGATTGGCTGAAGCTCTGATTGGTTAACTATGTTTATAGCTTTGatacttttaaaatgtgaaatcgGAGCTGATCAGTCTGAGCTGGTGTTCCTCAGTACGTGCATGAAGACTATAACCTGCAGCTCGTCGGCcatatttgtagttttttggtggtggtgcatgtgtgtgtgtgcgtgcgtgcgtacatgcgtgtgtgtgtggagaccgATCTGCAGTGTGCGGTCGTGTCGCGGAGGTCGACGGGGAAACTGCACTACTTATTTATGAATTTGGAACATTGTTGTAATgtacaaatatttaaatgtgaCTCACCAGTTAAAACTACAGAGCTGCCCTCGTTACCGTAGCAACACCGCCGCCACCTTCATCGTTTAGCCTCGTCGTCATCAAGCACACAAGAAACGACTCAGATGTCCAGATTTTCAAAGTTAAAGCCTTCAAGTGAGTttattaaacacaaagtacGTGAATCATCATCAACGATTCTGAGACAAAAAGCCGTCAAACTTCCGTCTGAAGAAACTTCCGGAGACAAAACGCTGTTTTCATCACTCGACAGTTTTTACAAACTGAAACGTGAAATTTTGACAACGTTTGGACAGAAACTAATCAGTGACATGAAAGTTTTGATCCTGTTGGACGTCGTCGTCGTTGTCTTCCTCCCTGACAGACGGagaagcccccccccccaccccccctttcacttcctgtttcctgcccGTCGAGCCGTCTGACGGTGGCGGACACTTTGAGTTTGTGAATAACATTTTACTGTGTGAATTGGATTTGACTTAATTTAATGGTGACCTATTTATACGTGTGTGTAGGCGGCAGACTGTCGCACTACGAACCTCCCGTAGAAAAAAACTAAGAAGAAGaagttcctcctcctcctcctcctgcttctcctcctcttcttgctCCTGCTCTTCATCCTTTTGGTTTTTTGTTTCCTCAGTTTCGGGCCTTAAAGCTGCCGCTCTCCTCTTTTGGTCCACCGTTTTTGGATCCACGTtgtgttggtttgttttctcttcGGTTCGTGGTTTCAGCGAAGCTTCACCTGCAGATAGAAGGTTGTTCGTCATTGTGTCGTGTTTGCCAATAGAAATAAACCCAGTTGACATGTTTTGTCTTGCATTTTGTAATAAAGCTTTAAAACCAGTGTCCTCTGTTGTGTCTTCACTCAGTCTCAACCCTGAAAGTGTCCTTCGTCCTTCCTACtttaatctcagagaatatCCGACATATTTCACATAAATTCACCATGTCAGAAAATATcccagattttattttttgtaaatttacaactttattttcaGAGAAAGTGTCCTAACTTTTCTTTTAAGTACACCCTTTAAACCTCAGCGAATATTAGAGATATTTCTTATAAACTTACATCTTTCATGTCTCAGTCTTTTTTCCTTGTAAATTTACAACTTTGAGATAGTAGCCTTAGATTTGCTTTCTCACAAGAATACATCATTAATCTCAGAGAAAAtatgcaagtttttttttgtaaatacacAATTTAATCGTCTTGTAAATTTACCACTTTACCCCTTCTTGAGTattcttaacatttttttctgactatCACCCTGGCTCCGTAcccacttatttatttatttatttatttgtgtgtttatttatttatttatttatctgaacCCACAGTTCCAAAGACGCTGTTGTTGACGGAGGCCTGGGGAGAACACAAAATTCACAAAGAAGAGTTTGTCAGTTCTGGTGCTGCAGCTCCTCAGAGTGACCAGCAGAGGGGAGAAAACACTTAAGAGGAGGAGACCAGAGAGTGAACAGCTCCCTC contains:
- the LOC125903602 gene encoding zinc finger protein 135 is translated as MEDSETELAVSESDALGADFITVELDTQPIEYVVKWAEVGSKFTISCVKKDSDDPTDLTADQLKIETDEAFFAPYEEVYPCEVTEQSVEIKTDSDEDEEDGEEEQEVLVEAGSSQLDGEVDSDQADLEADERQYRCSYCGKCYSHASSLYRHQQTHTGTPPPAKRALEPTHQEARYTCPHCGMSFKGSRMLGSHLRLHGKRRIHPCNICGKEFNHSSSLSRHRLIHKKGKGLPKDVALSPNMAALRHSLKAGSKNKKTKRQQQQQQQQQHVAAAVIQSQGGDKFYACPQCDMSFRTSTQLSKHQVTHVKELLDNYTPGKENLGESSSDLKIRLKLCSRDKPNFYTLCKKNRRRRGGRVAKRGPATSEEDGGGGGAGRHGCSQCGKRFSHASSLARHQQTHRAVDGGGRGKLQQHHHQKAGLPAAKTKTYTCAACNKTFMHSSSFSRHKKAHLEEEQRARAAAAKRRKRVVLDETAPLESDSE